tagcattgataacattttaaaggCAGCGATAACTAACCGATGATATACTTAAACAACGATAACCGCTAACATCAATACTGGTAAATTGCGAGACCGTGGATCAAAAAGAAAGATTATAAAGAGACATAATGATGGAATGTAAAATTTAACATCATGACAGATGATGTTAAAATGCGACACTCCATGGGAAAACGAcaaatgaattgaattaaaaaaatcaggaGGTTTTAGTATTAACTAACTTAGTAATTACTGTTGATGAAGGAATATAGAAGAATAAATTGTCCGAGATGAATGGAAAAGAGTAAAAGGTATAGAAGGAGTTCATTAAAACCTGATAATTAATTAACTTAGGTGTAACGTTGGGAAAATGATAGAAAGCTTATGAATGCTAGATACATAACTATAATATTATCATGCTATGCTAGGATTCATGTAACAATGAGAGGAAAGATCTGCAATGTTCAGCTGTTATTTTTCATAGTGATTACATAAAACCTTAATGAAGATAAAGTAAGCAGAAATGTAAAGAGAAGAAAAGAGCGGTGCTGATAGCTTAAGACAAATACAATGTTACAAAGTCATATGAAATTGATAGGGTTTTCGGAAACGTCTGATGATTTATTTGTACCTTAATTGAGTTTATAATCAATCgtcttgttttgttaaatcattaagaataaacagatacacacacacacaattgcCTTTGTATCACCAGTTTAGCAAAGCACATGTTGCGTATAATATccgatcttatttttttaacaaatccaTGATAATCTGATGTATATTCCAAAAGTATCCCTGTGACATGCTCAGTTTTCTAGGtgatattataatgttttttattagaTGATTTCAAATTTGCCCAGTTATTTGTCTGAGGTTAGATGTATCGGCCCGAGCCCGAAGACCAAAGGCAAATACTGCTGATATAGGACATATAACTcggtaaatattaaataaactaagCTATATGTACTTCTTATTAACTATTACGTATGGtacaatattttgattaaaaacattctAACAACTAACCTGAAGTTTATATTGAAGCTTATATATCCCATACTTATTCATGGTATGAGCTTATCTGTACATGACTTTGCTGAATTTGTAATGCATTCTATTAATgacattaaatatgaaataagcaCTGTACAACCTAAGGAAGCATGCCTTTTTGTCTTTAattcgtaaatcgtttgccaaaagTTCAATATCGTCGCCTTTCCTCGGCCATTGGGTTTTAATAGATAATTATCGTAGAAATTAATTTTACACCGTACAACGTGGTTGAAGTATTTTATAGGATAATAATACCAAATCTGTTTTAAACgagaaacataatttttaaaacaaacggTTACacggaaaataaaaatggctgccttttaaaataatatccaGCATATTTCTCAGTTATGTGCGAGTGTCGACACCCAATTAAATTGACCTATTTCCCATATTCTGTATTTGGCGAGTTTTGTAGACAATCATAACGCCGGAAACTCATACTGGCCAATTTGTAATGAgtgattaataaatgtcaataattatgtttatcgaaataacaatgaaacacattcaaAATCTGTGTTAGCTTTTTGAAATTATAGAAAAGTATAGTATTCAATagaatttaatgttaaatatatgtctATGAGAGTGTTCGTTGTGACCAAATGTATCTGCtgttgtcaaaataattttgttagcgcatatggtgtgtttttgttttgttttgaggTGAGTGTTGGGACAAATGCTTCTGTTTATCGACATAAGTATTGTGATTTTTGCGACTCCACACTACCTGAACTTGACCAAGATTACATATTTAACGTTAGTTTTGTGGTGAATCGAAGAAATAAATGCTAAAATTGTATTCGCACCAGGTGATTTAGTGGTCTGGCATGATCGAGAATGAGAGTTAATAAACAACTGATGACATGCAAAATGCTGATTGGCAGCCCATTGGTTGTATTTTGGCATGACCATATCGTGTGGCACCAGGACAATAACGGGGTACAATCTAGATAATAGAATATAGACTTGGAGATGCATATTGAAACGAGTAGTTTTAATGCTttgttatgtttaactcatttgagtaaaatgctgaaaacaaaacaaaatcccAAAAAAGCTGTACATTTAAACACCATAAGAAAACATGAGCTGCAAGTGACTGCAATTTCCAGCCGAATGTAGAtatcaaataattgaaaaattaaattgaGAGATCTTGAGTTTGTGGCACGGGCCTTTCAGCTAAGTTAAGAACGGTATACTTCCATTTGGCTTGGTAACAATTGTAAACACTCATTGGGAACATCTGTCTTTTCTGATACATATTGAACCACTCATGGAATGCTGCTCAATCATACCAAACATTAAAGTGTAGTATGACGCCATAAGGCTGTGAACAGGAAAATACAGCCAATTCCAATTAAACCAATCAAAACGTCATATGGATATCTCTGCTTTCAAAAACAAGCTGTGATGttgctgtttttcttttttcggAGTATACAGTTCATGTTCTACGCATGCAACGCGTGCAACTCTTTATTATGGTTCTattaaaaacagtgtttttttatctattaTAAAAAAGTACATTCCATATACCAGTAGACaaatctttaaactttttaaaaagaattctGAACCACATTGTAGTTAGTTTTCCATTATAGgataaataaatttacattacaAAACTGGACACATTTGAATATCTCAAAACCTGCTAGGGTTATCATCCCTGCTCAATACGACCACATAATGATGTAGAAGACTCTTACGTTGATATACTAATATCTGTCCTGTATATGAACTGGTAGGCGTGGAAGGTCAACATTCTCTTTGATAGCTCTTATATACGGTATGTACCAAATTAGTTCGTGTCATAGTTCGATGATCAGATGCCACAAAAACgccttatttgtattttttcaaaaacataaatcacatttatttacaaagcatactttaaaaacaaagcataattaaaaaaaacacgaacgAGCATACACATTCATCAAAAGCATTATACAAACATTGTCGAAACCATTAGCGAATTTGTAAATATCACAAGCTTTATCCTTTAAAAAAGATTAAAGGTTATTTGTCTTTAGCATTTGCCAAACATAATTGGCCTTGGGTATCGCTGAAATTGTCATCCAATTAAAGAAAAcactatatttttaaacatcgtataacatatttacaacacaagtcagttttaatataatattcacaaatattcatgacttttataatataattaaatgtccACGCATACAAACTTTATAGTCTGTATTCAGAAAGACTATGCCTTAGACAGTCCAACAAATTCCATGACTTTGCGAACAGCGCGTTTTACAACGCCTTCGTCGTCGGGGGACCAGCTTGAACAGTCGTCGGGCGGGTTGACGTCATAGTAAAGGTGACAGTACCGCTGGCTGTTTACCGCTGAGCAGCACTGTCGAAAACCGGCCTCCAGAATCAAATTATTAAGGTTATTGTACTCGGCTCCTATTGCGAAGGGATATTCCTTACGCAATTCGCCGAATCTGAAACATGTTAGGTAATGCCATGTTACGACGGTTTGCAGCATATTATGATTTGTTAAGAAGATACTGCACCAGCAAGCTGATTTATTGACATGCTTCAGCGCATATGGGTGACGTTATTGTGTTGTACGATTTAGGCAAGGCCTTAATTAAGTAACTGTATGGGTATAGTTCGCCTTCTTGTTACCGCGCCGATATAggtgataattataatatatagacGAAACAGTAAACACTCTTCAACATGGTACATTGTGAACACTACAAGCCGTGTTTATCCactgtttaaattatttcatatatccATGCATCAgtatatatattgcattgaattaCTTCGTTATAATCATATGTCGAACACTTTGCCATTGCTTTTATATGTCTTTTTAATTCATATTCTGAACGCAAAAATGTACAATCGGTTGAAAGATTACACGAGCTTCTCAAACGAGATTATGTTAAATGGTTTACATCGTATACTCTTTTCTTATCTTGTCTGATcttaaactaaatataattaCTAGATTGTTCATCAATATTCTGCAGTAATCTTCAGGTTACCAAAGATTAAAGGTACAAAGTTGTGTACTTCTGCCCAAAGTGCACGCGTGCTTGCACAGCCAATGTAATTGTGAATACTACCAGTAAGAGAGTCGATTAAATACCGATAGCAGCAGCGCTGTTTGATGTCGTATGGATTGAAGAACCAAGACTCGTAACAGTGGGTATACTGGTCCCTGTTCGTCCAAAGACTGTCATTTTGTTTGAAGGTGTAGTCCTTCAAATTAAACgtatttattacaaacatacGTCGTATATAAAGGCCGATAAAATAGCATGAGACAGGAGAAAGATGTTTCAATCGGTCCGAGTTAAAATGTTTCGCATATCAACACATGATACAACCTTTcaattttagaataaaacaaaatatcgttTTCATTGACTTAAAACGTAATTATTTCGTTTCGTTTGAatctttcattttaataaaatatttcctgttATCATATGACAAATGAACGAAGTAAAAGAGTAAACAAAAGAGCAATCAAAGTTTGTCTGATGATTAACCAAACTAATGCCATCTCCAATAAATGTTATTTGGACCATttatagttcatatattaatCGGTTTATGATATTCCGTTACCTCTTTCATGTCTTGTTCGTAACAAGGACACGGATATGAGTTTTTAAGCTGTTCTCGTGTCCATCTTTTCAAGTCTTGGTTCTCGTGGAACTTCCGGCATCTCACTTCGTCCCACATGTCGTCAGTGATGTACGTGACGTTATGCAGCCAACGGCCTTTGACAGCTGAAATTGTAAAAGTAAGTAAGGTAGGATGATTTACAAATGTGCGTCTTGTGCTGTATCGAAAATAAACGACAGGAATATACAAAGTACACTATAATCATTCTGTAagttattaaattaatgaagtattactcaattaatcaaattaaaacactaCCAAAATTATTTGAGGTCATCTACAATTGTGAAAATACCTATGAGAATAAGTAATACTGGCCAAAATCATGACTTTTAATGTACCATTGTATTGATAAATCAAACGGACCTGGGGAGACATTCGAGCCGTTCTTAAGGTTCGTGAAGTTGCTCCTGTTGGCAAGAATTTTGCCGGAAAAGTTCCCGGGATAGGTATATCCAGCGGCAACTGGCGTATAGCTGTCGGGTTGGATACTGAACTGCTCTTGATCATAGTTAAACAGCAGAAACGTGTACAGACTATCCGTTACTACAATTGCCTGCATCGACAGGTTCTGAAAACATCGACGTATAAAGAGTATGTACGAGTACTGACTGTCCGTTTCCAAAATCGCCTGCATAGACAGGTTCTGGAAACATCGACATTTAAAGAGTGTGTACGTGTATAGCCTACCCGTTTCCAAAATCACCTACATCGAAAGGTTTTGAAAACATCGGCATTTAACGATCAGGTATGTGCACAAACTGTCCGTTTACACAATCGCCTGCATCGACAGGCGGTATTAAACATCGACATATAAGGAGCAGCTACGTGCACAAACTGTCCGTTAACACAATCGCCTGCATCGACAGGTTCTGAAAACACcgacatataaaaaaataggtacTTGTATAGGTCGTCCGTTAGCACAATCGCCTACATCGACAGGCTGTAAAAACCTCGACGTGAAAGAAGTATTTACGTGGACTGACCGTTCGTTAGCACTTCCGCCTGCAACTGACAGGTTCTATAAGCACCGACATTTATGGAGCAGGTAGATGCATTGTCCGTCTGTTGACAACTCGAATGGCACTAGCACgcccaaaaaacaaaacaataacccACTACTCATCCATACTCGCTGGAAACACCGatgttaattttgcatttagcaaTAGGAATAAAATCATGCCTTATCACCATGGCACgttcaatgaaatatatgacGCAAAACCTCTACATTTGGTGGAAAATAGCCTTCCAACAGGGATTTCGTTAGTGGTTTAGCATTTATGCTTGTCCATGTAGCTTTAACTTTTCTAATCAATCAATAACAGTATTCTTTGGTCAACATAAGACTGGCCACTGCCTTGAAAACAACATCGAATAACGGGAATGAATTCACTGGAGTTGTTGAGCGATCCTTCTGACCCAAATCCAAacgtaaataatttattttaaaaggaaaaggTACACGCGCTTTATCGGCATTTGACAAGCAATAGTTTACCTGCTGTTTAAAAAGCTCATATCCCGGCATGTAGGGTGAGTGTATGGTGGCATTTCTCCAGGTCAATGCTATGGCAACATTCACGCTGAAGTCTGACCGGTTAGTGTATTGCTGCACTAAATCCTCAATTTTCTTCATGTCCTTTGCGTCTGCAGTCTTGTTTGACAGAACGTGAACGCACAGTCCGGCGCCCGTTATGTTGCGAGTGTCAATGTTTGTCCATAGAGGAGCAATTACAATGTGGTTGTCCACGTATTTCTCCCACAATGTGGAATTCTCGGCGCCGTATCGCTCATACAATGGCGGATAGTTTAGGGCAAGGAATCCATTCAAATTCGGCTTTAGGATTAAAAACATAGTCATTTCagacattaaaataataatcgaGTGACAAcgttattaaaaaaacttaattgtAATCAATCAGCTCTCGTTGCATTACATACAATAGCAAAATGGATTTTCTTTGAATGACGATAATACTTTGATACTCTTAAACACCTTTCGGATAAACACCGattgcattatttataataCGTACCCGGAATACGTCAAAGTACTTTCCGAGATATGGGAAACGACCATATGGAATATTTATGGGGTCCAAAATTTCGTTATCACCATGGGCACATACTTCATGCGTCTTTTCGAAGTCCAACATGACCGGTTCTGGAGATATAGacatatgtgttttataaattaagcGATAATCGAATACGACTGGCATGCATCATGCTGACATATAGTTTCCGTGACAGTTTGAAGGTATGTCAATGTCACATCCATAGTAAGATCGCACACATAATCAATGCGAACAGGGAACGTGGGAATGTGGAAAAGGGCGATGAACAATTATAATGCATAAAGAGATGACCGGATTTTATTCttacaacatattttgtttaaaacaaaatcatttatataattaaataaacgcCTACTGAAGCATCCAACAAATGGATCTCCTTGGGGGAAATTCCTGTCACATTTGCAGTAGTAGGTTCCATAACCATCTTTGCACGTGGCATTGTGGCCGCACGGCTGGGTCACTTCAGTGCACTCATCTACATCTTGAAACATTACAGAGACAAACAAGTTATAGCACGGCTTAATGTGAAACACGGGTAAGATTGACGATCCGATGATACtaaatacaagtaaataaaaatggccaacactaaatgtattttataaccTTTAGGCTTTTCTTTTAGCActaatttgaaaattttgaattatgtaaaaacattcCAAAACATACTTTATTGGTCACCTTTGTTTTACGTAAACGTTTCTAATACGTTACTATGAATCTTAGTCCCTCAAGCCTGATGTTTTCACTGATTAATTTGAGgttgttttaatattggaaacattatttaatattataatatgaatattattactagtattaattttattcatgAAACATAACGTGTGAATACAGTGTTTTAAAGGGCTTAGAAATATGACGGCAGTGGTAGAAATGTAATTTACAATTGCGTTCATACTTGTTTCACAGTTGGTTCCCTTCCATCCAGGATTACACCTGCAGTAATAGCCGGGATCCAGGTTCGTGCACCATTGAGTCTGGTTTCGGCTGTACATGCAGTGGGTGCCTTTAGGGTCTAGACACTCGTTGTGGTCTGAGCGAAATAATTTAAAGTTAGAATAAGGCCAGAGAAGTTTGCATTTTTTGATAAATGCTGGTACAAGTGTGATTGGGAGTAATCATAAACGAGGTTTATCCCCTCACCCCCCCCCTTCCCTCCCCAAGTGAACTTTTCTTTCGATGATCGCTCCAAGGCGTTAACGTGCTCATATATTAGTCAATATAGTTTTTATGCATGTTTGATCTGTCTATATTGTTTCGCACGCTGTATGTTTGTTACAtatgcatgtacatttacatgGTCTCTAACAGGATTTTATGGATACTAGGCTTTAACTGTATTTCCCAGTGTAACACAAATGATACGTTGAAACCTACATGGGCAAACCAAGACATAAATGACATCTAACACATTTCAtaagtttattgtttatctacaaatataaaaaaaatgttgcattcATTGGATAAACATCGGATATTCGACACTTAATTTAGCCAAACGAAAaaggtgcattttacaaaaacgtGAGcgagaaaaagaaaacaaaattagcGACCTTGGCAGTCCCGGCCGATAGAATCATACGAGTTTGAAGTGGCCATGTCGTCATATCCATTCTTGCAAAGACACATGTAGCTTCCGATGTTGTTTGTGCAATTGGCGTTACGGTGGCACGTGTTCTTTTCGGTACACTCGTCAATATctttaaacacaatatgaaaTGTATAGTGAGAAAACAATAATGTAACTCGGCGAGTGTTAACTACGGGAACGTCCTCTGAAAAGCCTACTTTTTCGCTACATTGGTTACTGTTTACCCATTTAGAGTAAACTACGGGAACATCTTGTGATAAGACTACTTTTTCGCTACAGTGGTTACTGTTCACTAATGTAGTCAAAACTACGGGAACATCTTCTGATAAGACTACTTTTTCGCTACAGTGGTTACTGTTTACTAATGTAGTGTATACTACGGGAACATCTTCTGATAAGACTACTTTTTCGCTACAGTGGTTACTGTTTACTAATGTAGTATAAACTACGGGAACATCTTCTGATAAGACTACTTTTTCGCTACAGTGGTTACTGTTTACTAATGTAGTGTATACTACGGGAACATCTTCTGATAAGACTACTTTTTCGCTACAGTGGTTACTGTTTAATAATGTAGTATAAACTACGGGAACATTTTCTGATAAGACTACTTTTTCGCTACAGTGGTTACTGTTCACTAGTGTAGTCAAAACTACGGAAACATCTTCTGATAAGACTACTTTTTCGCTACAGTGGTTACTGTTCACAAGTGTAGTCAAAACTACGGGAACATCTTCTGATAAGACTACTTTTTCGCTACAGTGGTTACTGTTCACTAGTGTAGTCAAAACTACGGGGACATCTTCTGATAAGACTACTTTTTCGCTACAGTGGTTACTGTTTACTAATGCAGTGTAAACTACGGGAACATCTTGTGATAAGACTACTTTTTCGCTACAGTGGTTACTGTTCACTAGTGTAGTCAAAACTACGGTAACATCTTCTGATAAGACTACTTTTTCGCTACAGTGTTACTGTTCACTAGTGTAGTCAAAACTACGGGAACATCTTCTGATAAGACTACTTTTTCGCTACAGTGGTTACTGTTCACAAGTGTAGTCAAAACTACGGGAACATCTTCTGATAAGACTACTTTTTCGCTACAGTGGTTACTGTTCACTAGTGTAGTCAAAACTACGGGAACATCTTCTGATAAGACTACTTTTTCGCTACAGTGGTTACTGTTTACTAATGTTGTGTAAACTACGGGAACATCTTCTGATAAGACTACTTTTTCGCTACAGTGGTTACTGTTCACTAGTGGAGTCAAAACTACGGGAACATCTTGTGATAAGCCTACTTTTTCGCTACAGTGGTTACTGTTCACAAGTGTAGTCAAAACTACGGGAACATCTTCTAATGAGACTACTGTTTCGCTACAGTGGTTACTGTTCACTAGTGTAGTCAAAACTACGGTAACATCTTCTGATAAGACTACTTTTTCGCTACAGTGGTTACTGTTCACTAGTGTAGTCAAAACTACGGGAACATCTTGTGATAAGCCTACTTTTTCGCTACAGTGGTTACTGTTCACTAGTGTAGTGTTAACTACGGTAACGTCCTCTGATAAGCCAACTTTTTCGCTACCCTGGTTTCTGTTAACTCGTGTAATGTGTACTACGGTAACAACATCTGATAAGCCAACTTTTTCGCTACATCGGTTACTGATATCTCGTGCAGTGTTAACTAAGAGAACATCCTATGATAAGCCTACGTTTTTGCTCCATTGGTCATTGCTGTTTATTATGCGCACATGAACAATATTAAGTTAcctttgtattgaaataaaacaattaattcagTAACTTCAATTAACAGATTATAACAGATATTAATCGTCCCTACTGTTTgatatgtttgaaatgtatatttcattgataTCTAAAGAATTCATAAATCTTAGGCAAGGTTGTATATTCTACCTACCTGTACAATTAGGTACGGTTGTGTTCCAATGTCCGGAACTGTTACAGGTAAGAGTTTTGTTGTTCCCTGTGTGATATCCACTGTCACACTTGAAAATAGCCTTACTCCCGTACGTTGTAGAATTATATTGCCTTGAACTGTGATTGGAAGTAGGTGGGTCCCGACAGTCTTGAAAAAAAACCCAATAAATAACCAGGCATTGATACATGATATACtattatttgaactaaatagTAGTGTTAACAAACCATTTGCAAAGTTTTGCAGTGTTCATAATTATTGAATGTTCAATAATTTACGTctaaacatttgattaaaacaatcgtattttttttcaaaaatgatcaTTACCTCTTTCTTCGCAACCGCTTGGCGACGTCCATAAGCCAGTGTCCACACATCGAATAACTTCCGTGGttgaattgttattgtttttaccCTTCAAACGGTAACCTTGCTTGCAGATGATGGTTGcattatattgaaacaatgtcgagttttgaaaagtaatgttttcCGCATTTTCCACCGATATGTTCATACCACAATCTACGATGTGAACGAAATCATAGCATAACTTATATTCGAAAGAACACAAGTGAATCTTGCAATATACTTGAAGGTTTGTATACATTATGGTATAAAGACAAACATAGACGAATGTAGCATTCACATTATCTAGTACAATATGAGCATTAACAAACAACAATTCATATTGttccatatttcttgtttgttattgtttttgtttttgtgttctttggcattaaccctgtgccattaaaaggggtttatgttttaacttttggctactgagcttgtttctgtagttattcacataagtattgatatGTTTCCTATGATCACAAAGCGAAAGgaatgcattaaaaaatatatgagcgtTTAGTTTGTGATCATGAGCACAAACAATATAACCTTTCTTTACACAACCGCTCGGGGTTGTCCAATAGCCATCAACGTTGCAAGTTATCGTCTCCTCCATGACATTGTTCCCAGATGTCAGATTGACTTTATACCCTTTATCACAGGAAACTGTCGCGTCCTCATTGTAGTGGGTATCTCGAAACGTAACATTAGCATTCTGTGTTGTAATGTTTCTACCACAATCTACATGTTCCAATGATAGAGAATGCAATGATGTTTATACAAAGAATACAGAATGGCATACATTCACTGAAATAGTAAAAATCAAGCGAACACACGACTTAACACTTAAAATATCATCCGTTCATTCCGGCAGCACTTTTTCCGATAGCATACTGTTGTCTAATATGtatcatattgtgtttgtctcctcaatgaaataagaaaaaaagaagcaagttagttgtttaaagatgcactcttaccacaatcacaattgtttaaatgtacGGAATGGATAAAtaattatcgaaaacaatggattcatttgcattaaaagaaaggtgcggaaaacacggtatttccaACTCATCAGACGATAACGTATCACGGTAAATCTcttagcactcaccagtcatttaatatttgttttcagctattagatacacggttataatcttgtcATCAGTAATGAttgtttccataaatacattatttagagggtagttaaaggttcatcactcaaactttgtgtttgttaaacatgtgcatgcattgattttgaatacgagtgtcactttagcTAGAgtatctttaacattttacttttaaatgtaattcaCAGCTATCAGTGatcaatataatgcatttatacatAGCTTCACACAAAATGCGAACAAATCTAACGCATACTGGTAAACCTTAACGGACATATTTTAGAACCATACCTTTTCTTTCGCAACCTCTTGGTGACGACCACACACCAGAGTCTCTACATTGAATAACTTCCGATGTTGCAGTGTTATTACTGTAACCCTTCAAACGATGGCCTTGTAAGCATGTGACGCTTGCATTACTTGTATACAATGTggtttgtaaaaaagaaatgtttgcatTGTCCACAGAAATATTTTTCCCGCAATCTATGAAGTTAAAAGAGAGACAAAATGAATACTATTAAACAC
The DNA window shown above is from Mya arenaria isolate MELC-2E11 chromosome 6, ASM2691426v1 and carries:
- the LOC128236764 gene encoding sushi, von Willebrand factor type A, EGF and pentraxin domain-containing protein 1-like, with product MSDCKAPDPLPHGTHRKLNGTTYLSVAVYTCLSGYTFYGNNASQCLANASWSFLDANCTIKDCGEGASSANANISYPNGTVFESTAHVSCMDGYRINGSHGNDNGTETITCTENGTWSQAHGCDRKDCSNETHAVNADVDFVTGTLFESVANVSCILGYKINGTEGNDNITTTIQCMSTGNWSGAPVCVIKDCGYITTSYANITFGDTHYNENATVSCDKGYKVNLTSGNNVTEETITCLSDGYWSNPSGCVKKDCGKNISVDNANISFLQTTLYTSNASVTCLQGHRLKGYSNNTATSEVIQCRDSGVWSSPRGCERKDCGRNITTQNANVTFRDTHYNEDATVSCDKGYKVNLTSGNNVMEETITCNVDGYWTTPSGCVKKDCGMNISVENAENITFQNSTLFQYNATIICKQGYRLKGKNNNNSTTEVIRCVDTGLWTSPSGCEERDCRDPPTSNHSSRQYNSTTYGSKAIFKCDSGYHTGNNKTLTCNSSGHWNTTVPNCTDIDECTEKNTCHRNANCTNNIGSYMCLCKNGYDDMATSNSYDSIGRDCQDHNECLDPKGTHCMYSRNQTQWCTNLDPGYYCRCNPGWKGTNCETNVDECTEVTQPCGHNATCKDGYGTYYCKCDRNFPQGDPFVGCFKPVMLDFEKTHEVCAHGDNEILDPINIPYGRFPYLGKYFDVFRPNLNGFLALNYPPLYERYGAENSTLWEKYVDNHIVIAPLWTNIDTRNITGAGLCVHVLSNKTADAKDMKKIEDLVQQYTNRSDFSVNVAIALTWRNATIHSPYMPGYELFKQQNLSMQAIVVTDSLYTFLLFNYDQEQFSIQPDSYTPVAAGYTYPGNFSGKILANRSNFTNLKNGSNVSPAVKGRWLHNVTYITDDMWDEVRCRKFHENQDLKRWTREQLKNSYPCPCYEQDMKEDYTFKQNDSLWTNRDQYTHCYESWFFNPYDIKQRCCYRFGELRKEYPFAIGAEYNNLNNLILEAGFRQCCSAVNSQRYCHLYYDVNPPDDCSSWSPDDEGVVKRAVRKVMEFVGLSKA